One window from the genome of bacterium BMS3Abin14 encodes:
- the phoA gene encoding alkaline phosphatase precursor, which translates to MSNVQCPTCEKQTPIPSLRAAGRSVAISCVLSVFFLLFPLLSSAGAGTKWNALPDYLNGGIVIYGDTRSGHSTHRDLVQGITHVKPAAVFHTGDLVANGNREDEWKVFSDITSGLRSTTAFYPALGNHEKESPLFFDRFGLPDNKGWYSVDVDGIHFIVLDTNVDLSPGSDQHRWLIGDLEGSSGSGGTIIAVFHHPPYNIGSHRRSGEKLRRILVPLFRTYGVGAVFSGHDHNYQRFEVGGIPYVVTGGGGAPLYSCHAESPLNRVFVKAYHFCVLYRRDGQLRVAVIDDKAGIIDRFVID; encoded by the coding sequence ATGTCCAATGTCCAATGTCCAACGTGTGAAAAACAGACTCCAATCCCGTCATTGCGAGCGGCTGGAAGAAGCGTGGCAATCTCATGTGTACTGTCAGTCTTTTTTCTGCTGTTTCCGCTCCTGTCGTCAGCCGGTGCAGGGACAAAATGGAACGCTCTGCCGGACTATCTGAATGGCGGCATCGTCATCTACGGCGATACCCGGAGCGGCCACTCGACCCATCGGGACCTGGTCCAGGGGATAACCCACGTCAAACCGGCTGCCGTCTTCCACACGGGCGATCTGGTGGCGAACGGGAACCGCGAGGATGAGTGGAAGGTCTTTAGCGATATAACGTCCGGACTCAGAAGCACTACGGCCTTCTACCCCGCCTTGGGAAACCACGAGAAAGAGTCCCCCCTTTTCTTCGACCGGTTCGGCCTGCCCGACAATAAGGGGTGGTATTCCGTCGATGTCGACGGGATTCACTTCATCGTCCTGGATACCAATGTGGACCTGTCCCCGGGTTCAGACCAGCACAGGTGGCTGATCGGGGATCTTGAGGGAAGTTCAGGAAGCGGGGGAACGATCATCGCGGTGTTTCACCACCCACCGTACAACATCGGGTCCCACCGCAGGAGCGGGGAAAAACTCCGCCGGATTCTCGTCCCCCTTTTCAGGACCTACGGTGTGGGCGCGGTTTTCAGCGGCCACGATCACAACTATCAGAGGTTCGAGGTTGGCGGAATTCCGTATGTCGTCACCGGAGGCGGCGGCGCCCCCCTGTATTCCTGCCATGCTGAGAGTCCACTCAACAGGGTGTTCGTCAAGGCGTATCATTTCTGTGTACTTTACCGCCGTGACGGACAGCTTCGGGTAGCCGTCATCGACGACAAAGCCGGTATCATCGACCGTTTCGTGATCGATTGA
- the maf gene encoding septum formation protein Maf, producing the protein MRIAKRWWSRRKKIVLASASPRRKELLALTGLKFEVAFPQVNEKLLPKETPREHVERLAMEKAQGVAADYPDDIVLGCDTVVILNGRKVLGKPRDKRDAKAMLRRLAGKEHTVLSAIAAVWINKDKKRVVTVETRVRMKLLEEWEINWYLDSGEYRDKAGAYAIQGRGAIFIEGIVGSYTNVIGLPLMETVLLLRSYGIRL; encoded by the coding sequence ATGAGAATTGCCAAGAGATGGTGGTCACGCCGCAAGAAGATCGTCCTCGCATCAGCATCACCCCGCCGGAAGGAACTGCTCGCGCTTACGGGGCTGAAGTTTGAGGTGGCGTTTCCTCAGGTGAATGAGAAACTCCTGCCCAAGGAGACACCCCGGGAACACGTGGAGCGCCTGGCCATGGAGAAAGCGCAAGGCGTAGCTGCGGATTACCCTGACGATATCGTTCTGGGATGCGATACGGTGGTCATTCTCAACGGTCGCAAGGTACTCGGCAAGCCCAGGGACAAGAGGGACGCGAAGGCCATGCTCAGAAGGCTTGCCGGGAAGGAACATACTGTCCTCTCGGCCATTGCCGCCGTCTGGATCAACAAGGATAAAAAACGGGTGGTTACCGTCGAAACCCGGGTGAGGATGAAACTGCTCGAGGAGTGGGAAATAAACTGGTACCTCGATTCCGGGGAATATCGGGATAAAGCCGGAGCCTACGCGATCCAGGGAAGGGGGGCCATCTTCATCGAGGGGATAGTGGGGTCCTATACCAATGTCATCGGCCTTCCGCTCATGGAAACCGTGCTGCTTCTGAGGTCCTACGGCATCAGGCTGTAG
- a CDS encoding radical SAM superfamily protein, protein MNARSPLDEAWVSPRPARGGSLRVAVAYPNSYWVGMSNLGYQAVLRGFLDVPGFDVRRVFWEGSGLYFPDGSRSLSEFDVVAFSVSFQPDLVHLPRMLEAGGVAPFAPEAAGPFVLGGGAALTINPEPVAQFFDLIIIGDSEPVFETLPDILLSAGPSGSRDRILELAAGLPGAYVPSMYSAGEVKGSRYLIPRPLGSMSPWIERSMVSSLDVKPARPAVVARGTEFGSMYPLEISRGCGAKCSFCAASHICGPVRFLGLERMEKEVRTGLKYRRKIGLVGTAVSYHPELLDAGRMILDLGGRFSPSSVRLERMTPELAEMLAASGHRTVSLAPEAGTSALRKTVGKGFSDDAIMEAVNLLQRARVPGVKVYFMVGLPGEEDDDMAAISDLVGRIRDKVVGAGRKRGKVGNITVSVNPFVPKPHTPLEREPMAAEDVLSRRLKSLREKIGRMGGVRFQAGSMRGAYLDALISLGDRNLGKALGALPAGGISLRKLQRIFPDADRILFDRRNGKLPWTLFGGRSGKVV, encoded by the coding sequence ATGAACGCCCGGAGCCCGCTGGATGAGGCCTGGGTTTCCCCCCGGCCTGCCAGGGGAGGCTCATTGAGGGTGGCGGTCGCTTATCCCAACAGCTATTGGGTGGGCATGTCAAACCTCGGCTACCAGGCGGTCTTGAGAGGGTTTCTTGATGTTCCAGGTTTTGACGTACGAAGGGTTTTCTGGGAGGGAAGCGGGCTCTATTTCCCCGATGGCAGCCGTTCCCTGTCCGAGTTCGATGTCGTGGCATTCTCCGTTTCCTTTCAGCCGGATCTTGTTCACCTCCCCCGGATGCTGGAAGCGGGAGGAGTTGCCCCGTTCGCACCAGAGGCGGCCGGGCCCTTTGTGCTGGGCGGCGGGGCTGCCCTGACCATCAACCCTGAACCGGTCGCCCAGTTTTTCGATCTGATTATTATCGGCGATTCTGAACCTGTTTTCGAGACCCTCCCCGACATTCTTCTCTCGGCTGGGCCTTCCGGAAGCAGAGATCGTATCCTGGAGTTGGCTGCCGGCCTGCCCGGCGCTTATGTCCCCTCCATGTACAGCGCCGGCGAAGTAAAAGGTTCCCGCTACCTGATTCCCAGACCCCTCGGGTCGATGTCCCCATGGATTGAGCGATCCATGGTATCCTCCCTGGATGTGAAACCCGCCAGGCCCGCCGTGGTGGCACGGGGCACTGAATTCGGTTCCATGTATCCCCTGGAGATCTCCAGGGGATGCGGCGCAAAATGCAGCTTCTGCGCGGCTTCCCATATATGCGGCCCGGTGCGCTTTCTGGGGTTGGAAAGGATGGAGAAGGAGGTACGGACCGGCCTGAAATACAGGAGGAAGATAGGGCTGGTGGGGACCGCGGTATCGTACCATCCTGAGCTTCTCGATGCGGGAAGGATGATCCTTGATCTGGGGGGAAGGTTTTCCCCCTCATCGGTCAGGCTGGAACGTATGACCCCTGAACTGGCGGAAATGCTCGCGGCAAGTGGGCACCGAACCGTTTCACTCGCTCCCGAAGCCGGGACATCTGCCCTCAGAAAGACAGTTGGAAAAGGGTTCTCGGACGATGCGATCATGGAAGCCGTAAACCTCCTTCAGCGGGCGCGGGTTCCGGGTGTGAAGGTGTACTTCATGGTAGGGCTGCCCGGTGAAGAGGACGATGATATGGCGGCCATCTCCGACCTGGTAGGCCGCATCAGGGACAAGGTGGTGGGGGCTGGACGCAAAAGAGGAAAGGTCGGGAACATAACTGTAAGCGTTAATCCTTTCGTTCCCAAACCCCACACTCCACTGGAAAGGGAGCCCATGGCGGCCGAGGATGTGCTGTCGAGAAGGCTGAAATCCTTGAGGGAGAAAATAGGACGCATGGGAGGGGTCAGGTTCCAGGCAGGTTCCATGAGGGGAGCCTATCTGGACGCCCTGATATCCCTTGGGGACAGGAATCTTGGAAAAGCGCTGGGGGCGCTCCCCGCAGGGGGTATCTCCCTGCGAAAACTCCAGCGGATCTTTCCGGATGCAGACCGTATCCTCTTTGACAGAAGGAACGGTAAACTTCCATGGACGCTCTTTGGCGGCCGATCCGGAAAAGTGGTTTAA
- the ftsZ gene encoding cell division protein FtsZ: MFQFVEESKDLQARIKVIGVGGGGGNAINNMIKSMLKNVDFIAANTDAQALKRSDAPTKIQLGEEVTHGLGAGADPEIGLRSAQESKDQISESIQGVDMVFITAGMGGGTGTGAAPVVAGIAKDAGILTVGVVTKPFEFEGRVRMKNAENGLEELRKSVDTLIVIPNDRIFSVIKHGALATDAFKVVDDVLHCAVKGISDLITKPGIINLDFADVKRIMEGKGRALMGTGIAQGDDRASEAAQTAISSPLLEDNSIDGSRGVLINITANKGIGMQEIQNASAIVRSAVHEDAEIIFGWVEDDSMDENLMVTVIATGFGQEQTRQGLDSRVSSWGGAGSQDTELPTFIRNKEAEAPSEKTRRPAMSAIDEEEFEVPAFLRRQAD; the protein is encoded by the coding sequence ATGTTTCAGTTCGTAGAGGAGAGCAAGGACCTTCAGGCCCGGATCAAGGTCATCGGAGTCGGGGGGGGCGGCGGCAATGCCATTAACAATATGATCAAGTCAATGTTGAAAAATGTTGATTTCATCGCCGCCAATACAGATGCGCAGGCGTTAAAAAGATCCGATGCACCCACTAAAATCCAGTTGGGGGAAGAGGTGACACACGGTCTCGGCGCCGGCGCGGATCCTGAGATTGGCCTGCGTTCGGCGCAGGAGAGCAAGGATCAAATTTCCGAGTCGATCCAGGGCGTGGATATGGTGTTCATCACCGCCGGCATGGGGGGTGGAACGGGCACTGGAGCTGCTCCCGTGGTCGCGGGAATAGCAAAAGATGCCGGCATACTCACCGTCGGGGTTGTAACCAAGCCCTTCGAGTTCGAAGGCCGCGTGCGGATGAAAAACGCGGAAAACGGGCTGGAAGAGCTGCGTAAAAGTGTTGACACCCTGATCGTAATTCCCAATGATCGCATTTTTTCGGTGATCAAACATGGCGCCCTCGCAACGGACGCTTTCAAGGTTGTGGACGATGTTCTTCACTGTGCGGTTAAGGGTATATCCGATCTCATCACAAAGCCTGGAATCATCAACCTCGATTTCGCTGATGTGAAAAGGATCATGGAAGGGAAGGGACGAGCTCTCATGGGCACCGGGATTGCCCAGGGTGATGACCGAGCGTCCGAGGCCGCACAGACGGCTATTTCCAGCCCGCTCCTGGAGGACAACAGTATCGATGGTTCCAGAGGGGTCCTCATCAATATCACCGCAAACAAGGGCATCGGCATGCAGGAGATCCAGAACGCATCGGCCATTGTCCGAAGCGCTGTTCACGAGGATGCCGAGATTATTTTTGGATGGGTCGAGGATGATTCCATGGATGAGAATCTCATGGTGACCGTTATTGCGACCGGTTTCGGGCAGGAACAAACGAGGCAAGGCCTTGACTCCAGGGTGTCTTCCTGGGGAGGCGCAGGTTCACAGGATACTGAATTACCGACTTTTATCAGAAACAAGGAGGCCGAAGCCCCTTCGGAAAAGACCAGACGCCCGGCAATGTCGGCCATTGATGAGGAAGAATTTGAGGTCCCCGCGTTTTTAAGGCGCCAGGCGGATTAA
- the ftsA_2 gene encoding cell division protein FtsA, whose product MAKGRERIVVGLDVGTTKICIVVTAVDEKGWCEIIGIGTTPSKGLRKGVVINIDATVDSIKKAVEEAELMAGVPIQGAYVGIAGGHIKGFNSHGVVAVKTREVTKKDIERVIDAAQAVAMPLDREIIHTLTQEFIVDDQDGIVDPLGMSGVRLEAKVHIVTGAVTSAQNIIKSSNRAGLDVLDIVLEPLAAASAVLTDEEKELGVALVDIGGGTTDLAIFGAGSIRQTAVLALGGINLTNDVAYGLRSPATEAERIKKEYGCALTEMVGEDEEIEVMGVGGHKPRKVSRRFLSEIIEPRAEEFFELINREILKSGHNDRIASGIVLTGGTVIMSGMAELAEQVFNMPVRVGYPRDVGGLVDVVKSPMYATGVGLIKYGATHGGEGVFGTNESRIFDKILAKMRDWLKDFI is encoded by the coding sequence ATGGCCAAGGGTAGGGAGCGTATCGTTGTAGGGTTGGATGTAGGGACTACGAAAATATGTATCGTAGTCACTGCCGTAGACGAGAAAGGATGGTGCGAGATCATAGGGATCGGCACCACCCCGTCCAAAGGCCTCCGAAAAGGGGTGGTGATCAACATCGACGCCACCGTGGATTCCATCAAAAAGGCTGTCGAGGAGGCCGAACTCATGGCCGGGGTGCCGATCCAGGGAGCTTATGTCGGGATTGCCGGCGGCCATATCAAGGGGTTCAACAGCCACGGGGTGGTTGCGGTCAAGACCAGGGAGGTTACCAAAAAAGACATTGAAAGGGTCATCGACGCGGCCCAGGCGGTTGCCATGCCGCTGGATCGGGAGATTATCCACACCCTGACCCAGGAGTTCATTGTGGACGACCAGGACGGTATCGTCGATCCCCTGGGCATGTCAGGTGTGCGCCTTGAGGCCAAGGTCCATATAGTAACGGGCGCCGTAACGTCCGCACAGAACATTATCAAAAGCAGCAATCGTGCGGGTCTGGACGTCCTGGATATTGTCCTCGAACCTCTTGCCGCCGCAAGCGCAGTTCTCACTGATGAGGAGAAAGAACTTGGGGTTGCGCTGGTTGATATCGGGGGCGGGACCACTGATCTGGCAATATTTGGCGCCGGCAGCATAAGACAGACCGCCGTTCTCGCTCTGGGAGGCATTAACCTGACCAACGATGTCGCCTATGGTCTCAGGAGCCCGGCGACTGAAGCGGAGAGAATTAAGAAGGAGTACGGCTGCGCTCTCACCGAAATGGTCGGCGAGGATGAGGAAATAGAGGTAATGGGCGTTGGCGGCCATAAGCCGAGGAAGGTTTCAAGGAGGTTCCTGTCGGAAATTATCGAACCGAGAGCGGAAGAGTTCTTCGAACTCATAAACCGGGAAATACTCAAATCGGGACACAATGACCGCATAGCTTCCGGCATCGTCCTGACCGGTGGAACGGTAATCATGAGCGGCATGGCCGAGTTGGCGGAACAGGTCTTTAATATGCCTGTCCGGGTTGGATATCCTCGAGATGTCGGCGGCCTGGTGGATGTGGTTAAAAGTCCCATGTACGCTACCGGAGTCGGGCTGATCAAGTACGGGGCAACCCACGGCGGGGAGGGGGTCTTTGGCACAAATGAATCGAGGATTTTTGACAAGATACTGGCAAAGATGAGGGATTGGCTGAAGGATTTTATCTAA
- the ftsQ gene encoding cell division protein FtsQ, with product MGRRNKPISRKTVRRKSAVKKRIALRPSRETAAKSWWVLRGVIAGLAMVSLIYGAWLGGNALIDMPALSVKRIIVTGSRDVTRRRIVMASGIREGAPLLRVDLGDVLERVKKLPRVESAVVVRQLPDTMEINIEERRPAAVVMGRGYPVVDMEGIVLSMSGRYPGALPLITGLSGDWSPGERLADAVGALKVLKGLEASGLFGADAISEIRVKNERTVLVALVKTGTTLIMSPDGSRDELDRLARLMASKHFDAGAAGYDLRFDGRIIKVPGRVGRVNGKSADSGLRGVRHGQG from the coding sequence GTGGGACGCAGGAATAAACCCATTTCCAGGAAGACCGTCAGGAGAAAAAGCGCGGTGAAAAAACGGATTGCGTTGCGTCCCTCGCGCGAGACGGCAGCAAAAAGCTGGTGGGTGTTAAGAGGGGTGATTGCGGGACTGGCCATGGTGTCGTTGATCTACGGGGCCTGGCTGGGAGGCAATGCCCTTATCGACATGCCTGCCCTTTCGGTGAAGAGGATCATCGTCACAGGATCCAGGGATGTCACCAGGAGGAGAATTGTCATGGCCTCCGGGATTCGGGAGGGGGCGCCGCTTTTAAGGGTGGACCTCGGCGATGTCCTTGAAAGGGTGAAAAAGCTGCCCCGGGTCGAAAGCGCTGTTGTAGTAAGACAGCTTCCGGATACCATGGAGATCAACATAGAGGAACGCCGTCCCGCGGCGGTGGTCATGGGCCGGGGGTATCCCGTGGTGGACATGGAGGGCATCGTGCTGAGCATGTCCGGCAGGTATCCGGGGGCACTGCCCCTGATAACGGGCCTGTCAGGGGATTGGAGCCCAGGCGAACGGTTGGCCGATGCGGTGGGCGCACTGAAGGTTCTGAAAGGCCTGGAGGCTTCCGGACTCTTTGGGGCTGATGCCATATCGGAGATAAGGGTGAAAAATGAGCGGACTGTCCTGGTAGCCCTGGTGAAAACCGGGACCACTCTGATCATGTCGCCCGATGGATCCAGGGACGAGCTGGATCGTCTGGCAAGACTCATGGCGTCGAAGCATTTCGATGCCGGAGCGGCCGGATATGATCTGCGTTTCGATGGAAGGATAATAAAGGTGCCCGGAAGAGTCGGCCGGGTTAACGGAAAATCAGCCGACTCGGGTTTGAGAGGAGTTCGCCATGGCCAAGGGTAG
- the ddl gene encoding D-alanine--D-alanine ligase, with protein MSTEVGVLMGGRSAERDVSLVTGNSICSALLERDVDAVTVDTAGDWRSEMLRKKVDVAFIALHGRGGEDGTIQGALELMDIPYTGSGVLASALAMDKIQTKRILDACGIPTAPYVSMGPGDYDHEINMPFPVVVKPSREGSTIGISIVREKGTLKKAIRDAARHDPYVLIESFVPGEEYTVGILNGKPLAVVQIVTANGFYDYETKYVTGADEYRVPAPLDPEMTELVRSTGLETSHALRCSGAVRVDLRGQDGNFKVLEVNTIPGMTPTSLLPKSAQGMGIDFQSLVLEMLKTAGEGSK; from the coding sequence TTGTCTACTGAAGTGGGGGTTCTGATGGGGGGGCGATCCGCCGAGAGGGATGTTTCTCTTGTCACCGGAAACTCCATCTGTTCGGCCCTTCTGGAAAGAGATGTCGATGCGGTTACAGTTGATACCGCCGGGGATTGGCGTTCGGAGATGTTAAGGAAAAAGGTCGATGTGGCCTTTATCGCTCTCCACGGAAGAGGCGGTGAGGACGGGACAATCCAGGGGGCTCTGGAACTCATGGATATACCCTACACGGGCAGCGGGGTCCTCGCTTCAGCGCTCGCCATGGACAAGATCCAGACCAAGAGGATACTCGATGCCTGCGGAATCCCCACTGCCCCGTACGTTTCCATGGGGCCTGGGGATTATGATCATGAGATCAACATGCCTTTTCCTGTCGTGGTGAAACCAAGCCGTGAGGGTTCTACCATCGGCATCTCCATCGTCCGGGAAAAGGGAACTCTCAAGAAGGCGATCAGGGATGCCGCCCGGCATGATCCGTATGTGCTGATCGAGTCCTTCGTGCCCGGGGAGGAATATACCGTCGGTATCCTTAACGGGAAGCCGCTGGCAGTGGTCCAGATCGTCACGGCGAACGGGTTTTATGACTATGAGACAAAATATGTTACCGGCGCTGATGAGTACAGGGTGCCGGCGCCCCTTGACCCGGAAATGACGGAGCTTGTTCGCAGCACGGGCCTTGAGACCTCTCACGCGTTAAGGTGCAGCGGGGCGGTCAGGGTTGACCTGAGAGGCCAGGACGGAAATTTCAAGGTCCTTGAGGTGAACACCATCCCGGGAATGACACCCACAAGCCTCCTCCCCAAATCGGCTCAGGGAATGGGTATCGATTTTCAATCCCTGGTCCTGGAGATGCTGAAAACCGCGGGAGAGGGGAGCAAGTAG
- the murB gene encoding UDP-N-acetylenolpyruvoylglucosamine reductase, whose protein sequence is MKNLAELLRAEGFSGPVHSEEPMSRYCSLKVGGKADLVAIPETLQDLRTLFDAFEGRDISWMILGSGTNVFFPESGFGGCVIRLGRGFADVEEINETTMEAGAAAGTAGIVAKTARMGLTGFEFAAGIPGTIGGAVRMNAGAGGGEMAGPVMAIQVVAEGITSWIERKDLDFRYRRLALPADAVITRVRIGFSLDSPEAVDRRIGEMLARKKAGQPLGLPSAGCWFVNPEGDNAGRLIEAAGLKGLTVGGAQVSDVHANFLVNIGGATAGDFEALAGMVKAAVLEKFEVGLKEEVKIVY, encoded by the coding sequence GTGAAAAACCTGGCGGAACTATTGCGGGCGGAGGGTTTTTCCGGGCCCGTCCACAGCGAAGAACCAATGTCTCGCTACTGTTCCCTGAAAGTAGGTGGAAAGGCCGATCTTGTGGCCATACCTGAGACCCTTCAGGATCTCCGGACCCTGTTTGATGCTTTCGAGGGGAGGGACATCAGCTGGATGATACTGGGCAGCGGCACCAACGTTTTTTTTCCGGAGTCGGGCTTTGGTGGATGCGTGATCCGATTGGGCAGAGGATTTGCCGATGTGGAGGAAATTAACGAAACGACCATGGAGGCCGGCGCAGCCGCCGGGACAGCCGGGATAGTAGCGAAAACCGCCCGAATGGGGCTGACGGGGTTTGAATTCGCAGCCGGAATCCCGGGAACCATCGGGGGGGCGGTGAGGATGAACGCCGGGGCAGGCGGCGGGGAAATGGCGGGACCTGTAATGGCGATCCAGGTCGTGGCCGAGGGCATAACCTCCTGGATTGAGAGAAAGGACCTGGACTTCAGGTACCGGCGGTTGGCGCTCCCTGCAGACGCCGTCATAACCAGGGTAAGGATCGGGTTTTCCCTGGACAGCCCCGAGGCTGTGGACAGAAGAATCGGGGAGATGCTGGCACGGAAAAAGGCCGGCCAACCGCTGGGGCTTCCAAGCGCAGGCTGCTGGTTCGTGAACCCTGAGGGAGACAACGCGGGAAGGCTCATAGAGGCGGCAGGCCTGAAAGGCCTGACAGTCGGGGGCGCACAGGTCTCGGATGTCCACGCCAACTTCCTCGTCAACATTGGCGGTGCTACGGCGGGTGATTTTGAGGCGCTTGCCGGGATGGTGAAGGCCGCTGTCCTGGAGAAGTTTGAGGTTGGCCTGAAGGAGGAGGTGAAGATTGTCTACTGA
- the murC gene encoding UDP-N-acetylmuramate--L-alanine ligase codes for MVKLRKTRNLHFVGIGGIGMSGIAEVLLNLGYVVSGSDLAAGETTERLTELGARVLKGHSAENIGTPDVVIISSAIREDNPEVVAAREAGIPVVARAAMLNELMRMKYGIAVAGSHGKTSTTSMVAAVMAEANLDPTVVIGGKLNSLGINALLGTGDYLVAEADESDGSFLQLTPTIAVVTNIDREHMDHYGTMDDLRDAFRQFLLKVPFYGRAILCLDDPEVAGLLLGIDRPYLTYGLTTQANVMARDVVHSGFESSFSAELDGAPLGAVTLRVPGAHNVYNSLAAIAVGLELDIPFHTISRALGSFTGVQRRFQFKGMAAGIAVYDDYGHHPTEIKATLKAAREGWEGPIVVLFQPHRYSRTQDLLGDFGTAFHNADRVLVCDIYAAGETVIEGLTGEKVAAMMVGHGHRYVKYVGTRAEAVDRVLEEIRKGELLLTLGAGDVWRAGEEVLSRLEDQE; via the coding sequence TTGGTCAAGCTTCGCAAGACACGAAATCTTCACTTCGTAGGGATCGGCGGTATCGGTATGTCGGGAATCGCCGAGGTGCTGCTTAACCTCGGATACGTGGTCTCGGGATCAGATCTGGCTGCCGGCGAAACAACGGAAAGGCTTACGGAACTTGGCGCCAGGGTCCTGAAAGGGCACAGCGCCGAAAATATCGGGACCCCTGACGTGGTGATCATATCCTCGGCAATACGCGAGGATAACCCGGAAGTGGTAGCTGCCAGGGAGGCAGGCATCCCCGTCGTGGCAAGGGCAGCCATGCTGAATGAACTCATGCGCATGAAATACGGAATCGCCGTAGCCGGCTCTCACGGGAAGACTTCAACAACATCCATGGTGGCTGCGGTAATGGCGGAAGCGAATCTCGATCCCACTGTTGTCATAGGCGGGAAGCTCAACAGTCTCGGGATAAATGCCCTGCTCGGGACAGGGGACTATCTCGTAGCAGAGGCTGACGAGTCCGACGGCTCCTTTCTCCAATTGACACCGACTATCGCGGTTGTGACCAATATCGACAGGGAGCACATGGATCACTATGGGACCATGGATGATCTGAGGGATGCTTTCCGGCAATTCCTGCTCAAGGTTCCCTTTTACGGCAGGGCAATCCTGTGCCTGGACGATCCTGAAGTGGCCGGCCTCCTTCTGGGGATAGACAGGCCGTATCTGACGTACGGTCTGACCACCCAGGCGAACGTGATGGCCAGGGACGTGGTCCATTCGGGTTTCGAATCATCATTTTCCGCCGAACTGGATGGGGCGCCCCTTGGCGCCGTTACCCTCCGTGTGCCGGGAGCGCACAATGTCTACAACTCCCTGGCGGCAATCGCGGTGGGGCTTGAGCTGGATATTCCTTTCCATACGATTTCCCGGGCGCTGGGCTCCTTTACGGGTGTTCAGCGACGGTTCCAGTTCAAGGGGATGGCAGCCGGCATCGCCGTCTACGACGATTACGGCCACCATCCCACCGAGATCAAGGCCACATTGAAGGCGGCTCGCGAGGGATGGGAGGGCCCCATCGTGGTTCTCTTCCAGCCGCACAGGTATTCCAGGACGCAGGATCTTCTGGGGGATTTCGGGACGGCGTTTCATAACGCCGACAGGGTTCTGGTTTGCGACATTTATGCCGCCGGGGAGACCGTCATAGAGGGGCTTACCGGTGAAAAAGTAGCAGCAATGATGGTCGGGCATGGTCACCGCTACGTTAAATATGTCGGAACCAGGGCGGAGGCCGTTGACCGCGTTCTCGAGGAGATCCGGAAAGGGGAGCTTCTCCTTACCCTGGGCGCCGGTGATGTCTGGCGGGCCGGGGAAGAGGTGCTCAGCAGGCTGGAGGACCAGGAGTGA
- the murG gene encoding UDP-N-acetylglucosamine--N-acetylmuramyl-(pentapeptide) pyrophosphoryl-undecaprenol N-acetylglucosamine transferase — MKVIVAGGGTGGHLFPGVALADAFREIESGTEIVFMGADRGLETKVIPRLGYELVTLPIAGIMNMGAMRGFARSVGLMRAVLKAYRLLGRLSPDLVVGVGGYASVPGVIAASLRGVPRCILEQNVIPGRANLFLSRFAQRIYLGFPTIKPLFPMGKTVITGNPIRRQALVSGETGKAAAGERRTCLLILGGSQGAAQLNDLAMEAVPDLLRGNSSMEVIHQTGTIHGKRVKDHYEMEGVEVEVIPFIQDMGDYYARADLCLSRAGAMAVSELAAAGLPAILIPYPHAAEQHQRANSRWLEEFGGAVTIEAAEANPALLQGEIKHLLNSPPLLEKMAAACRRAGTSDAAHRIAGEEMHRLAGLRQGNQAAGQ, encoded by the coding sequence ATGAAAGTGATTGTCGCGGGTGGCGGGACGGGCGGACATCTCTTTCCGGGTGTAGCCCTCGCGGATGCCTTTCGTGAGATTGAGAGCGGGACGGAAATCGTATTTATGGGAGCCGACAGGGGGCTGGAGACGAAGGTGATCCCGCGGTTGGGATATGAACTGGTAACGCTTCCCATCGCGGGCATCATGAATATGGGGGCAATGAGAGGATTTGCAAGGTCGGTGGGATTGATGAGAGCTGTCCTGAAAGCGTACCGGTTACTCGGCCGATTATCCCCCGACCTCGTGGTGGGAGTGGGAGGATATGCCTCGGTCCCGGGGGTGATCGCCGCTTCACTCAGGGGAGTGCCCAGGTGCATCCTGGAGCAGAACGTAATTCCGGGAAGGGCAAACCTTTTTCTTTCGCGCTTCGCCCAGAGGATCTACCTGGGATTTCCGACGATAAAGCCGTTGTTTCCCATGGGAAAGACGGTCATCACGGGCAACCCCATTCGGCGCCAGGCCCTTGTGTCAGGTGAAACCGGCAAAGCTGCTGCCGGAGAACGGAGAACCTGTCTGCTGATCCTGGGAGGCAGCCAGGGAGCGGCGCAGCTCAACGACCTCGCCATGGAAGCGGTTCCGGACTTGCTGAGGGGCAACAGCTCCATGGAGGTGATACATCAAACCGGAACGATCCACGGAAAGAGGGTGAAGGACCATTATGAGATGGAAGGGGTCGAGGTGGAGGTAATTCCCTTCATTCAGGACATGGGGGATTACTATGCCAGGGCTGATCTGTGCCTGTCGCGAGCCGGGGCCATGGCGGTGTCCGAACTTGCCGCCGCCGGACTTCCGGCAATTCTCATCCCCTATCCTCATGCTGCGGAGCAGCACCAGCGGGCGAACAGCAGGTGGCTTGAGGAATTCGGAGGAGCGGTAACCATAGAGGCCGCCGAGGCAAACCCGGCCTTGCTGCAGGGCGAGATTAAACACCTGCTAAATTCGCCGCCTCTCCTTGAAAAGATGGCGGCCGCCTGCAGAAGGGCGGGCACATCGGACGCGGCGCACAGAATCGCCGGCGAGGAGATGCACCGTTTGGCGGGTTTAAGACAGGGGAATCAAGCAGCAGGACAATAG